One region of Triticum aestivum cultivar Chinese Spring chromosome 6B, IWGSC CS RefSeq v2.1, whole genome shotgun sequence genomic DNA includes:
- the LOC123134947 gene encoding protein CUP-SHAPED COTYLEDON 3 yields MGLRDIEMTLPPGFRFYPNDEELVCHYLQSKVANQHFAGCGGAAGTMVEVDLHVHEPWELPDVAKLSANEWYFFSFRDRKYATGLRTNRATRSGYWKATGKDRVIRSPRSSSSRSGRATIVGMRKTLVFYRGRAPNGTKTCWVMHEFRIENPHSPPKEDWVLCRVFHKKKADTDYAMDGKADLGSGAVSGSNYLSSSSCHDPEQYHQSPMAPFPSIGAGGHNYQLLPCDHQHPHGAAGVSVSDVDPFAVMPQLLSYDSILDFSQQLHGGRSAAACLRDGGDDQLQVQEEHYKYNSLI; encoded by the exons ATGGGGCTGAGAGACATCGAGATGACGCTTCCGCCAGGGTTCCGGTTCTACCCGAACGACGAGGAGCTGGTGTGCCACTACCTGCAGAGCAAGGTGGCCAACCAGCACTTCGCCGGCTGCGGAGGAGCCGCCGGGACCATGGTGGAGGTGGATCTGCACGTCCACGAGCCATGGGAGCTGCCAG ATGTAGCAAAGCTGAGCGCAAACGAGTGGTACTTCTTCAGCTTCCGAGACCGCAAGTACGCGACAGGGCTGCGCACGAACCGCGCCACCAGGTCCGGCTACTGGAAGGCCACAGGCAAGGACCGCGTCATCCGGAGCCCAAGGTCGTCGTCATCTCGCTCCGGCCGGGCCACCATCGTCGGCATGCGCAAGACCCTCGTGTTCTACCGCGGCCGTGCCCCCAACGGCACCAAGACCTGCTGGGTCATGCACGAGTTCCGCATCGAGAACCCTCATTCCCCACCCAAG GAGGACTGGGTGTTGTGCAGAGTTTTCCACAAGAAGAAAGCCGACACGGACTACGCCATGGACGGCAAGGCGGACCTCGGCAGCGGTGCCGTGAGCGGATCCAACTACCTAAGCTCCTCGTCCTGCCACGATCCGGAACAGTATCACCAGTCGCCTATGGCCCCGTTCCCTTCCATCGGCGCGGGCGGCCACAATTACCAGCTCCTGCCATGTGATCATCAGCACCCACACGGCGCAGCAGGCGTCTCGGTCAGCGATGTCGACCCCTTTGCCGTCATGCCACAACTGCTGAGCTACGACAGTATCCTCGACTTCAGCCAGCAACTCCATGGCGGCCGCAGTGCAGCGGCGTGTTTGAGAGACGGTGGCGATGATCAGCTGCAGGTGCAGGAGGAGCACTACAAGTACAACAGCTTGATATAG